TTCACGTCGTCGAGGCTGCCTACCCATTCAGTGATTTGATTTTCTAGAGCCGCGTTTGCAGCCATATGGTCACACTCACTCTAGTCTTTGGCGAACGGCTTGTGTTTCATGATTTCCTCGGCGTTGAACGAGAACTGTACTGTCTCGTAGCCGAGTGGTGTATCGCGACGATGCGGATGCCCTTGCCAATCATCAGGCATAAGCAACCGGCGCGGGTCGGGGTGTCCGATGAAGCGAATGCCCATCAGGTCGGCAGCTTCGCGTTCAAGCCAGTTGGCAGCCGGCCAGATTGCAGAAACGGTGTCAACTGCCGGGTCGTCTTCGTCCAGATAGACCTTCACACGGATGCGCTTGTTATACAGCATCGAATAGATGTGATAACTCACACCAAAGCGGCCAGGGCGCGAAATCACGCCACCAGGCTCCCAGTAGTCCACCGCGCTTATATCGCTCATGAAGTTGTAGATCAGGCCGGGGGTGTCGCGAAGAAAGTGCATGATGGGCAGGATATCGACAGGGTTAACGACCAGAGTCGTTTCACCCGCAAATTCGACCACATCCTGCAGGGCGCCTGGAAACGCGGATTTGACGCTCTCTACCGGGTCTTTGGCTGGGACGATATTGACCATCTTAGTTCGCCCAATCCTTGATATGCTCACCCATGATCTTCTCGTGCAGGGTTAGGATACCGTGCATGAGTTGTTCTGGGCGCGGCGGGCAACCCGCCACGTAGACATCAA
Above is a window of Candidatus Flexicrinis proximus DNA encoding:
- a CDS encoding NADH-quinone oxidoreductase subunit C, whose protein sequence is MVNIVPAKDPVESVKSAFPGALQDVVEFAGETTLVVNPVDILPIMHFLRDTPGLIYNFMSDISAVDYWEPGGVISRPGRFGVSYHIYSMLYNKRIRVKVYLDEDDPAVDTVSAIWPAANWLEREAADLMGIRFIGHPDPRRLLMPDDWQGHPHRRDTPLGYETVQFSFNAEEIMKHKPFAKD